TGAAGTAAAATGGGTGGCAGGGCGATCGCCAACACGCTGAGTTGGACTATCAGGAGTAATTAATTCGGGATTTTGTGTTTCTAATTCTTGCAACTCTCGATACAGCCGATCATAAACCGTATCTTCCATAACTGGCGCATCTAAAACATAATAGGCATAACTAGCTTGTTGCAATAAGCGGCGTAACTCTTCTATACGTTTTACTTCCGGCTGATTTGACATCATCAGTTTCATAACAAAAAATAATAACGGTGGGAATTTAATTATAGGAATCCGGTTTGATTCTGTGAATTTACTTGTGTGGTCAGGGAACAGGGAACAAGGAACAGGGAACAGCAAACAGTCAACAGTCAACAGTCAACAGTCAACAGCGAACAGTCAACAGTCAACAGCAAACAGCGAACAGTCAACAGTCAACAGTCATCATGACTCAAACATTCATAAACAAACCCCCCATTATTATCGCTCATCGCGGTGCAAGTGGCTACCGTCCCGAACATACTTTAGCTAGTTATGAATTAGCAATTGATTTAGGTGCTGATTATATTGAACCCGATTTAGTTATTACTAAAGATGGTGTTTTAATTGCCCGTCATGAAAATGAAATCTCTGAAACTACAGATATTGCTAATCATCCCGAATTTGCTCATTTAAAAACCACGAAAATTATTGATAGTGAAATTAAAACAGGTTGGTTTACAGAAGACTTGACCATAGCAGAAATCAAAACCTTAACAGCTAAAGAACGTATTCCCCAATTACGCCCTCAAAATCTAGTTTATGAGGGAATATTTCCTATTCCCACTTTTACAGAAATCATTGATTTAGCCCAGCATAAAAGTCAAGCAATTGGCCGTAATATCGGCATTTATCCTGAAACGAAACATCCCAGTTATTTTCAATCAATTGGTTTACCATTAGAAGACACTTTATTATTAAGCTTACAAACAGTTAATTTACCCATATTTATTCAATCCTTTGAAGTTAGTAACCTCAAAGAATTGTCTCGAAAAACAGATTTACCATTAGTCCAACTCATTAATGATACTAGTCAACCTTACGATTTTGTGATTAATAATAATCCCCGAAATTATGCAGATTTATTAAATCAAAAAGGGTTGAAAGAAATTGCCGAATATGCCCAAGCAATAGGTGTAAATAAAAACTTATTAATTCCCAGAGATAATCATGGTCAATTACTATCACCAACATCTTTAATTATAGATGCTCATGCAGCTAATTTACAAGTTCACGCTTGGACTTTTAGAAATGAGGATTTTTTCTTACCCTTAGACTGTCAGGGAAATCCTGAACAGGAATATCAATCATTTTTTAAATTGGGTGTAGATGGTGTATTTAGTGATTATCCAGATAAAGCCTTAAAAGTCAAACTCTATGAATAATCTAATAATATAAGTAGGTTGGCGTTGAAAATTGTCGTTATGGCAAGGCAAAAGGCAAGAGGCAATAGGCAAGAGTGAAGAGGGTTTGGGCGATTTTACGTTTCTTTACACAGTTTGGTTTTATTGTGTTCACCTACTTAATCTAATAATATAAGTAGGTTGGCGTTGAAAATTGTCGTTATGGCAAGGCAAAAGGCAAGAGGCAATAGGCAAGAGTGAAGAGGGTTTGGGCGATTTTACGTTTCTTTACACAGTTTGGTTTT
The DNA window shown above is from Anabaena sp. WA102 and carries:
- a CDS encoding glycerophosphodiester phosphodiesterase — encoded protein: MTQTFINKPPIIIAHRGASGYRPEHTLASYELAIDLGADYIEPDLVITKDGVLIARHENEISETTDIANHPEFAHLKTTKIIDSEIKTGWFTEDLTIAEIKTLTAKERIPQLRPQNLVYEGIFPIPTFTEIIDLAQHKSQAIGRNIGIYPETKHPSYFQSIGLPLEDTLLLSLQTVNLPIFIQSFEVSNLKELSRKTDLPLVQLINDTSQPYDFVINNNPRNYADLLNQKGLKEIAEYAQAIGVNKNLLIPRDNHGQLLSPTSLIIDAHAANLQVHAWTFRNEDFFLPLDCQGNPEQEYQSFFKLGVDGVFSDYPDKALKVKLYE